A genomic region of Pseudorca crassidens isolate mPseCra1 chromosome 10, mPseCra1.hap1, whole genome shotgun sequence contains the following coding sequences:
- the BPHL gene encoding valacyclovir hydrolase isoform X2 produces the protein MSLDRSPSGDGCLWARRMRDRGGWAGAGLVLPGDPAHAHLRRGGGGAQGCQGPGACVLGAARWGGLRVAGRPDACALPARARPVTMVAVAAAAAQALSGARRLRLFLSTLKPGVHVPQAEPVAAFSSSVTSAKVAVNGVHLHYLRTGGGEHAVLLLPGMLGSGETDFGPQIENLNKKLFTVVAWDPRGYGHSRPPDRDFPVEFFERDAKDAVDLMKMLKFKKVSLLGWSDGGITALIAAARYPSYINKMVIWGANAYVTDQDEEIYRGIRDVSKWSERTRKPLEALYGFDYLARTCEKWVDGIKQFKHLPDGCI, from the exons ATGAGCCTAGACCGGTCGCCGAGCGGCGACGGCTGCCTGTGGGCCCGGCGCATGCGTGATCGGGGCGGTTGGGCAGGTGCGGGCTTAGTGCTGCCAGGAGACCCGGCGCACGCGCACCTCCGGCGCGGCGGGGGGGGCGCTCAGGGATGCCAGGGGCCCGGCGCATGCGTGCTCGGGGCGGCGCGGTGGGGCGGGCTCAGGGTGGCCGGGAGACCCGACGCATGCGCGCTTCCGGCGCGAGCGCGACCAGTGACCatggtggcggtggcggcggcggcggcgcaggCCCTCTCGGGCGCGCGGCGGCTGCGGCTCTTCCTCTCCACGCTGAAGCCCGGGGTCCACGTTCCCCAGGCTGAGCCCGTGGCTGCGTTCAG CTCCTCTGTGACCTCCGCCAAAGTGGCTGTGAACGGCGTCCACCTGCACTACCTGCGGACTGGAGGTGGAGAGCACGCGGTCCTGCTGCTCCCAGGAATGTTGG GAAGTGGAGAGACTGATTTTGGACCTCAGATTGAGAACCTGAATAAGAAGCTCTTCACGGTGGTTGCCTGGGATCCCCGAGGGTACGGACATTCCAGACCCCCAGATCGAGATTTCCCAGTAGAATTTTTTGAAAGGGATGCAAAAGATGCTGTTGATTTGATGAAG ATGCTGAAGTTTAAGAAGGTCTCTTTGCTGGGGTGGAGTGATGGTGGGATAACAGCCCTCATTGCAGCTGCAAGATACCCGTCCTACATCAACAAGATGGTGATCTGGGGGGCCAACGCCTACGTGACCGACCAGGACGAGGAGATTTATCGGG GTATCCGAGACGTGTCTAAATGGAGTGAGAGAACAAGAAAGCCTCTGGAAGCCCTCTATGGGTTCGACTACTTGGCCAGAACCTGTGAAAAGTGGGTGGATGGCATAAAGCAGTTTAAGCATCTTCCAGATG